The following proteins are encoded in a genomic region of Catellatospora sp. TT07R-123:
- a CDS encoding STM4012 family radical SAM protein encodes MLGGSPYQGYLYAYPHKTAYRPLRPRPALREVWAGEPVDALFLYLHVPFCEMRCGFCNLFTRANPPAEQVGAFLRQLRHQAAATADALDGAGFARAAIGGGTPTYLTADELEELLAIPAGLGVDLPRAALSVETSPATATADRIAVLAGHGVHRVSMGVQSFLDPEAHAAGRPQRRAEVDAALDVLFAAPIPVRNLDLIYGIPGQTAATWQYSLDETLRRRPEEVYLYPLYVRPLTGLARRHETAADPAWDKQRLDLYRQGRDVLRAAGYRQLSMRQFRRADVPDPDGPDYCCQDDGMVGLGCGARSYTRELHYSFDYAVGVGGVRAIIDDYLRRPPGDFAFAEHGFALDAVEQRRRWLLKSLLRADGLDLSAYAKRFGTAAGDDFPALPELEARGWLTAGPGLLRLTDDGLAHSDAIGPWLVSGPVRELMAGHAPR; translated from the coding sequence ATGCTCGGCGGCTCGCCCTACCAGGGCTACCTGTACGCGTACCCGCACAAGACGGCGTACCGCCCGCTGCGGCCGCGCCCGGCGCTGCGCGAGGTCTGGGCCGGTGAGCCCGTCGACGCCCTCTTCCTCTACCTGCACGTGCCGTTCTGCGAGATGCGGTGCGGGTTCTGCAACCTGTTCACCCGGGCCAACCCGCCCGCCGAGCAGGTCGGGGCGTTCCTGCGCCAGCTGCGCCACCAGGCCGCGGCGACCGCCGACGCGCTGGACGGGGCCGGGTTCGCCCGCGCCGCGATCGGCGGCGGCACGCCCACGTACCTGACCGCCGACGAGCTGGAGGAGCTGCTGGCGATCCCGGCCGGGCTGGGCGTGGACCTGCCGCGCGCCGCGTTGTCGGTGGAGACCTCGCCCGCGACCGCGACCGCCGACCGGATCGCGGTGCTGGCCGGGCACGGGGTGCACCGGGTCAGCATGGGCGTGCAGAGCTTCCTCGACCCCGAGGCGCACGCGGCGGGCCGCCCGCAGCGCCGCGCCGAGGTCGACGCGGCCCTGGACGTGCTGTTCGCCGCCCCGATCCCGGTGCGCAACCTGGACCTCATCTACGGCATCCCCGGCCAGACCGCCGCCACCTGGCAGTACTCCCTCGACGAGACGCTGCGCCGCCGCCCCGAGGAGGTCTACCTCTACCCGCTGTACGTCCGCCCGCTCACCGGCCTGGCCCGCCGCCACGAGACCGCCGCCGACCCGGCCTGGGACAAGCAGCGCCTCGACCTGTACCGGCAGGGCCGCGACGTGCTGCGGGCGGCCGGATACCGGCAGCTGTCCATGCGGCAGTTCCGGCGGGCCGACGTGCCCGACCCGGACGGCCCCGACTACTGCTGCCAGGACGACGGCATGGTCGGCCTGGGCTGCGGCGCCCGGTCGTACACGCGCGAGCTGCACTACTCGTTCGACTACGCGGTCGGGGTCGGCGGGGTGCGCGCGATCATCGACGACTACCTGCGGCGCCCGCCGGGCGACTTCGCCTTCGCCGAGCACGGGTTCGCCCTGGACGCCGTCGAGCAGCGGCGCCGCTGGCTGCTCAAGTCGCTGCTGCGGGCCGACGGGCTGGACCTGTCGGCGTACGCGAAACGGTTCGGCACCGCCGCGGGCGACGACTTCCCGGCCCTGCCCGAGCTGGAGGCGCGCGGCTGGCTGACCGCCGGGCCGGGGCTGCTGCGGCTGACCGACGACGGGCTGGCCCACTCCGACGCGATCGGGCCGTGGCTGGTGTCCGGGCCGGTGCGCGAGCTGATGGCGGGGCACGCGCCGCGATGA
- a CDS encoding DUF6745 domain-containing protein: protein MLLEDMDLAQRAEAWLGSGLCTEPAERAAAEAGVRQAYAAAGLPAPARIVWLGSPEAGAVAVALLTTGAAGTLPAGAELVRTRLLTQGCAPGTQQLGRSVRPQVRTAPWARARAALSARLGGVGFARHWAASARRPWQQLNEQLATPLRTRLDAQFAADTGPLGQAARAALLDVVHGQHDAAWLPAFTGAAVDGELSGLAAVAASAGWWWAYEQVAILTERPTALHRDNLGRLHHGSGPALSYPDGFALYAWRGMPIPPDVAAELPRLTIERIRAEDNAEVRRVMLEFFGYDRYLRESKARELHRDETGILWRVELPGDEPLVMVEVVNSTAEPDGSFRTYFLRVPPTTRTARGGVAWTFGVTEEEYQPLVQT, encoded by the coding sequence ATGCTGCTGGAGGACATGGACCTGGCCCAGCGGGCCGAGGCGTGGCTCGGCTCGGGCCTGTGCACCGAACCGGCCGAGCGGGCCGCCGCCGAGGCGGGCGTGCGCCAGGCGTACGCGGCCGCGGGGCTGCCCGCACCGGCGCGCATCGTGTGGCTGGGCTCGCCCGAAGCCGGGGCGGTCGCGGTCGCGCTGCTGACCACCGGCGCCGCCGGGACGCTGCCCGCCGGGGCGGAGCTGGTGCGCACGCGGCTGCTCACGCAGGGCTGCGCGCCCGGCACGCAGCAGCTCGGCCGCTCGGTGCGGCCGCAGGTGCGCACGGCGCCGTGGGCGCGGGCCCGCGCCGCGCTGTCGGCCCGGCTGGGCGGGGTCGGCTTCGCCCGGCACTGGGCGGCCAGCGCCCGGCGGCCGTGGCAGCAGCTCAACGAGCAGCTGGCCACCCCGCTGCGGACCCGGCTGGACGCGCAGTTCGCCGCCGACACCGGCCCGCTCGGGCAGGCGGCGCGGGCGGCGCTGCTGGACGTGGTGCACGGCCAGCACGACGCGGCCTGGCTGCCCGCGTTCACCGGCGCGGCCGTGGACGGCGAGCTGTCCGGACTGGCGGCGGTCGCCGCGAGCGCGGGCTGGTGGTGGGCGTACGAGCAGGTCGCGATCCTCACCGAGCGCCCGACCGCGCTGCACCGCGACAACCTGGGCCGCCTGCACCACGGCTCCGGCCCGGCCCTGTCCTACCCGGACGGCTTCGCGCTGTACGCCTGGCGCGGCATGCCGATCCCGCCGGACGTCGCGGCCGAGCTGCCCCGGCTGACCATCGAGCGCATCCGCGCCGAGGACAACGCCGAGGTGCGCCGGGTCATGCTGGAGTTCTTCGGCTACGACCGCTACCTGCGCGAGTCCAAGGCCCGCGAGCTGCACCGCGACGAGACGGGCATCCTGTGGCGGGTGGAGCTGCCCGGCGACGAGCCGCTGGTGATGGTCGAGGTGGTGAACTCGACGGCCGAGCCGGACGGCAGCTTCCGGACGTACTTCCTGCGGGTGCCGCCGACCACGCGCACCGCCCGGGGCGGGGTGGCGTGGACGTTCGGGGTCACCGAGGAGGAGTATCAGCCGCTGGTGCAGACATAG
- a CDS encoding MFS transporter, which yields MADTSTAGTSPARPGLVLVALVLVAGVANLNLSVANVALPEIGRAFDSSQSVLNLIAVGYSLGLAASVLYLGAVGDSRGRKRMLVAGMCLSVPACLLAAYAPTDTVLFGARVLGGLSAGMAYPTTLSLIAALWTGPARTRAIALWSSIGGAISALGPLAAGATLQLFWWGAVFLLTLPMLVVALAMALRYVPAHVHEGGEPVDHLGGVLSVFTIAGLVLAVNFAPMPRQGTAVLSLAVVAAAAGIAFVLRQRRARFPLYDLAIASRRVFWVAALAGMVVFGSLMGALFIGQQFMQNVLGYTSLQSGAAVLPSPVLMALCAPASARFTERYGARFTLLVGYSCCLLSFTVMLLLWHEHAGYWRVGLAYALLGAGVGFAGTPASRSLTNSVPVTRAGMASGTADLQRDLGGSVIQSVLGALLTAGYAASFARQVAASPEAARVGRATEAELQKSFAAAADTAARYPAYADQITAAARAAFLHGDQRAYAAAIVAILGGIALVWFLFPRHDRELALLAEYARGDPAPGPAPARNPVGGG from the coding sequence ATGGCGGATACCAGCACGGCCGGCACCTCGCCCGCGCGGCCCGGACTGGTGCTGGTGGCGCTCGTCCTCGTCGCCGGGGTGGCCAATCTGAACCTGTCGGTGGCCAACGTGGCGCTGCCGGAGATCGGCCGCGCGTTCGACTCCTCGCAGTCCGTGCTGAACCTGATCGCGGTCGGCTACTCGCTGGGCCTGGCGGCCTCGGTGCTGTACCTGGGTGCGGTCGGCGACAGCCGGGGGCGCAAGCGGATGCTGGTCGCGGGCATGTGCCTGTCGGTGCCCGCGTGCCTGCTCGCGGCGTACGCCCCGACCGACACGGTGCTGTTCGGCGCCCGGGTGCTGGGCGGCCTGTCGGCCGGGATGGCGTATCCGACGACGCTGTCGCTGATCGCCGCCCTTTGGACCGGCCCGGCCCGGACCAGGGCGATCGCGCTGTGGTCGAGCATCGGCGGTGCGATCTCGGCGCTGGGCCCGCTGGCGGCGGGTGCGACGCTCCAGCTGTTCTGGTGGGGCGCGGTCTTCCTGCTCACCCTGCCGATGCTGGTGGTCGCGCTGGCCATGGCGCTGCGGTACGTCCCGGCGCACGTGCACGAGGGCGGCGAGCCGGTCGACCACCTCGGCGGCGTGCTGTCCGTGTTCACGATCGCGGGCCTGGTGCTGGCGGTGAACTTCGCGCCCATGCCGCGCCAGGGCACCGCCGTGCTGTCGCTGGCCGTCGTCGCCGCCGCGGCCGGGATCGCGTTCGTGCTGCGCCAGCGCCGCGCCCGGTTCCCGCTGTACGACCTCGCCATCGCCTCCCGGCGCGTCTTCTGGGTCGCCGCCCTGGCCGGGATGGTCGTGTTCGGCTCGCTGATGGGCGCGCTGTTCATCGGCCAGCAGTTCATGCAGAACGTGCTCGGTTACACCTCGCTCCAGTCGGGCGCGGCGGTGCTGCCCTCCCCCGTGCTGATGGCGCTGTGCGCACCGGCCTCGGCCAGGTTCACCGAGCGGTACGGCGCCCGGTTCACGCTGCTGGTCGGCTACTCCTGCTGCCTGCTCTCGTTCACCGTGATGCTGCTGCTGTGGCACGAGCACGCCGGATACTGGCGGGTCGGGCTCGCGTACGCCCTGCTCGGTGCCGGGGTCGGCTTCGCCGGGACCCCCGCCTCGCGCTCGCTGACCAACTCGGTCCCGGTCACGCGCGCCGGGATGGCCTCCGGCACCGCCGACCTGCAACGCGACCTGGGCGGGTCGGTCATCCAGTCGGTGCTGGGCGCGCTGCTCACGGCGGGCTACGCCGCCTCGTTCGCGCGGCAGGTGGCCGCCTCGCCCGAGGCGGCCAGGGTCGGCCGGGCCACCGAGGCCGAGCTGCAGAAGTCGTTCGCCGCGGCCGCCGACACCGCCGCCCGCTACCCCGCGTACGCCGACCAGATCACGGCCGCGGCCCGCGCGGCGTTCCTGCACGGCGACCAGCGCGCCTACGCCGCCGCGATCGTCGCCATCCTCGGCGGCATCGCCCTGGTCTGGTTCCTGTTCCCGCGCCACGACCGCGAGCTCGCCCTGCTGGCCGAGTACGCCCGCGGCGACCCCGCCCCGGGTCCGGCACCGGCCCGAAATCCGGTGGGCGGGGGGTAG
- a CDS encoding STM4014 family protein, translated as MTTTASSPYRSEPRLAVVGNPGNRRVALFLDAVRAAGLPAPHVVPWHAVAAGAPFGFPAGSLVRVDSPGEDAEVDRLLRGAAEPARHGEIIGLRAWYGGFGRALTRVADAAARDGAVLLHDPAEIGVLFDKARCHARLSAAGVPVPPALPVPELDAAAAAAAAAADSGGPDSAGDAGGAGSGTSSRADGAWAGLRAAMREAGWHRVFVKTRHGSSSSGVLAVQVAGARCQAVTSVELAADGLFNSLRVRTYRDERDVAAIVARLAPEGLHVERWFPKAGFGGRTIDLRVLVIGGRPAHTVVRASRHPMTNLHLGGVRGDLAAVRAAAGPHWDAAMDSCARAAACFPGSPHVGVDLMFGPGWRRHAIAEVNAFGDLLPNLLHDGRDTYTAQLAALPGSGAPSRRTAHTTYGVATSRVV; from the coding sequence ATGACGACGACCGCTTCATCTCCGTATCGGAGTGAGCCGCGCCTGGCGGTGGTCGGCAACCCCGGCAACCGCCGGGTCGCGCTCTTCCTCGACGCGGTACGGGCGGCCGGGCTGCCCGCACCGCACGTGGTGCCCTGGCACGCGGTGGCGGCCGGGGCGCCCTTCGGCTTCCCGGCCGGCTCGCTGGTGCGGGTGGACTCGCCCGGCGAGGACGCCGAAGTCGACCGCCTGCTGCGCGGTGCGGCCGAGCCCGCCCGCCACGGCGAGATCATCGGCCTGCGCGCCTGGTACGGCGGCTTCGGCCGCGCCCTGACCCGGGTGGCCGACGCCGCCGCCCGCGACGGCGCCGTGCTGTTGCACGATCCCGCCGAGATCGGGGTCCTGTTCGACAAGGCCCGCTGCCACGCCCGTCTCTCGGCCGCGGGCGTCCCCGTCCCGCCCGCCCTGCCCGTCCCGGAACTCGACGCGGCCGCAGCCGCCGCAGCCGCCGCAGCCGACTCGGGCGGCCCGGATAGCGCGGGCGATGCCGGTGGCGCGGGCAGCGGGACGTCGTCGCGCGCCGACGGGGCGTGGGCCGGGCTGCGGGCGGCGATGCGCGAGGCGGGCTGGCACCGGGTGTTCGTGAAGACGCGGCACGGCTCGTCGTCGTCCGGCGTGCTCGCGGTACAGGTCGCCGGTGCCCGCTGCCAGGCGGTGACCTCGGTCGAGCTGGCCGCCGACGGGCTGTTCAACTCGCTGCGGGTGCGCACCTACCGCGACGAGCGCGACGTCGCCGCGATCGTGGCGCGGCTCGCGCCCGAGGGCCTGCACGTGGAGCGCTGGTTCCCCAAGGCCGGGTTCGGCGGCCGCACCATCGACCTGCGGGTGCTGGTCATCGGCGGCCGCCCCGCGCACACCGTGGTCCGGGCCAGCCGCCACCCGATGACGAACCTGCACCTCGGCGGCGTACGCGGGGATCTGGCCGCGGTGCGCGCCGCCGCCGGGCCGCACTGGGACGCGGCCATGGACAGCTGCGCCCGCGCCGCCGCCTGCTTCCCGGGCAGCCCGCACGTCGGCGTCGACCTGATGTTCGGCCCCGGCTGGCGCCGCCACGCGATCGCCGAGGTCAACGCCTTCGGCGACCTGCTGCCGAACCTGCTGCACGACGGCCGCGACACCTACACCGCCCAGCTCGCCGCACTGCCCGGCTCCGGGGCACCATCACGCCGCACGGCCCACACCACATATGGTGTGGCCACATCACGGGTGGTGTGA
- a CDS encoding aminoglycoside phosphotransferase family protein — translation MSRTVTLVLVDADGAVRGTLPPFEVALPYWQESSDVVAAARERFGLDVTVLRLLSHERSAPPGGAVTYLAQAVAPPADLGPGPELDLSPHPHRAPYAEPGGPAATLRWAAAALAGAGRPAFTHAAQQRTWNLSAIWRLDTPAGPVWLKQVPRFFAHEPAVLRHLGAGPHASLVPPLIAGEHGRMLLAHLPGDDLYGAGADVRDAIAADLHGIQLTAATELDTLRALGVPDRRGAALARLCAGVVAAHPEHADDRVRALARGLDARLAEVAACGLPDTLVHGDLHPGNARGDATHRVILDWGDCVLGHPAFDILRLTERLPADEAAPLVEAWVRRWRAAVPGSDPARAVALLRPVVALRNAAVYAGFVTAIEPAEHPYHADDVPFWLARAAEEAEG, via the coding sequence GTGTCCCGTACTGTCACGCTGGTCCTGGTCGACGCCGACGGCGCCGTACGCGGGACGCTGCCGCCGTTCGAGGTGGCGCTGCCGTACTGGCAGGAGAGCTCCGACGTGGTCGCCGCCGCCCGGGAGCGGTTCGGCCTCGACGTCACCGTGCTGCGGCTGCTGTCGCACGAGCGCTCGGCCCCGCCCGGCGGCGCGGTCACCTACCTGGCCCAGGCCGTCGCGCCCCCCGCCGACCTCGGACCGGGGCCCGAACTGGACCTCTCCCCGCACCCCCACCGCGCCCCGTACGCCGAGCCGGGCGGCCCGGCCGCGACGCTGCGCTGGGCGGCCGCCGCGCTGGCCGGGGCGGGGCGGCCCGCGTTCACACACGCGGCCCAGCAGCGCACCTGGAACCTGTCGGCGATCTGGCGGCTGGACACGCCCGCCGGGCCGGTGTGGCTCAAGCAGGTGCCGCGCTTCTTCGCCCACGAACCGGCCGTGCTGCGGCACCTGGGTGCCGGGCCGCACGCCTCGCTCGTACCCCCGCTGATCGCCGGGGAGCACGGCCGGATGCTGCTGGCACACCTGCCCGGCGACGACCTCTACGGCGCGGGCGCCGACGTGCGCGACGCGATCGCCGCCGACCTGCACGGCATCCAGCTCACCGCCGCGACCGAACTGGACACCCTGCGCGCGCTCGGGGTCCCGGACCGGCGCGGCGCGGCGCTGGCCCGCCTGTGCGCCGGGGTCGTCGCCGCGCACCCCGAGCACGCCGACGACCGGGTGCGCGCGCTGGCCCGCGGGCTGGACGCCCGGCTGGCCGAGGTGGCCGCGTGCGGGCTGCCGGACACGCTGGTCCACGGCGACCTGCACCCGGGCAACGCGCGCGGCGACGCGACGCACCGGGTGATCCTGGACTGGGGCGACTGCGTGCTGGGCCACCCGGCCTTCGACATCCTGCGGCTGACCGAGCGGCTCCCGGCGGACGAGGCCGCGCCGCTGGTCGAGGCGTGGGTGCGCCGGTGGCGCGCGGCGGTGCCGGGCAGCGACCCGGCGCGGGCGGTGGCACTGCTGCGGCCGGTCGTCGCGCTGCGCAACGCCGCCGTGTACGCCGGATTCGTGACCGCGATCGAGCCGGCCGAGCACCCGTACCACGCCGACGACGTGCCGTTCTGGCTGGCCCGCGCCGCCGAGGAGGCCGAGGGCTGA
- a CDS encoding STM4013/SEN3800 family hydrolase, translating into MTGTELDHPLDHAAAPDHAAAVDPAAGTAAAAGTAVDMNALLGGHDILFVTLDTLRYDVAAEAVEQGRTPQLARVLPGGRWERRHTPASFTYAAHQAFFAGFLPTPTVPGRHERLFAAAFPGSETSTGRTWVFEEPDVVTALRGAGYHTLCLGGVGFFNRASALGSVLPDLFDEDHWRREFGVTHPDPLRAQLDQLRASAAALPADRPLFTFLNVAALHQPNRHHLPGATQDSRDSHAAALAYVDTRMPELFALVTGRGRPCFAIVCADHGTAYGEDGHTGHRLGHEVVWTVPYAQFTLRPGEW; encoded by the coding sequence GTGACCGGGACCGAGCTCGACCATCCGCTCGACCACGCGGCGGCCCCGGATCACGCGGCGGCGGTGGACCCCGCGGCGGGCACGGCGGCCGCGGCGGGCACAGCGGTGGACATGAACGCGCTGCTGGGCGGGCATGACATCCTGTTCGTCACGCTGGACACGCTGCGCTACGACGTCGCGGCGGAGGCGGTCGAGCAGGGGCGCACGCCGCAGCTGGCCCGGGTGCTGCCGGGCGGGCGGTGGGAGCGGCGGCACACCCCGGCGAGCTTCACGTACGCGGCGCACCAGGCGTTCTTCGCGGGTTTCCTGCCCACGCCGACCGTTCCGGGGCGGCACGAGCGGCTGTTCGCGGCGGCGTTCCCCGGCAGCGAGACGTCGACCGGTCGGACCTGGGTGTTCGAGGAGCCCGACGTGGTGACCGCGCTGCGCGGTGCCGGATACCACACGCTCTGCCTGGGCGGGGTCGGCTTCTTCAACCGCGCCTCGGCGCTGGGCAGCGTGCTGCCGGACCTGTTCGACGAGGACCACTGGCGGCGCGAGTTCGGCGTCACCCACCCCGACCCGCTGCGCGCCCAGCTCGACCAGCTCCGGGCCAGCGCCGCCGCGCTGCCCGCCGACCGGCCGCTGTTCACGTTCCTCAACGTGGCGGCGCTGCACCAACCCAACCGGCACCACCTGCCCGGCGCGACGCAGGACAGCCGGGACAGCCACGCCGCCGCGCTGGCCTACGTGGACACCCGCATGCCGGAACTGTTCGCCCTGGTCACCGGGCGGGGGCGGCCCTGTTTCGCGATCGTCTGCGCCGACCACGGCACCGCGTACGGCGAGGACGGCCACACCGGGCACCGGCTCGGGCACGAGGTGGTGTGGACGGTGCCGTACGCGCAGTTCACGCTGCGACCAGGGGAGTGGTGA
- a CDS encoding STM4011 family radical SAM protein, whose translation MNLSILYRGPLASCDYDCPYCPFAKRRDSREQLRADRAALDRFVDWVRANQAGDTISVLFTPWGEGLVRSWYRRALVELSHLPHVDRVAIQTNLSGRLDWLLDADREHVALWATYHPGQVTRDRFLAKAAWLAAHGVRHSVGMVGLPEHLAEAHAVRALLPESTYLWINAAEGHSYDAGAEAAWTAIDPLFGYSVRPHASLGHECRAGETALSVLGDGTVRRCHFLPEPLGNLYDGSYRAALGPRGCTKAECDCHIGYVHLKRLDLYSVFAGGVLERIPAGPGPTWGAPAAAMSAPAADTPPR comes from the coding sequence ATGAACCTGTCCATCCTGTATCGCGGCCCGCTGGCCTCCTGCGACTACGACTGCCCGTACTGCCCGTTCGCGAAGCGGCGCGACAGCCGGGAGCAGCTGCGCGCCGACCGGGCCGCGCTGGACCGCTTCGTCGACTGGGTGCGCGCCAACCAGGCCGGTGACACGATCTCGGTCCTGTTCACACCGTGGGGCGAGGGGCTGGTGCGGTCCTGGTACCGCCGCGCGCTGGTCGAGCTGTCGCACCTGCCGCACGTGGACCGGGTCGCGATCCAGACCAACCTGTCCGGGCGGCTGGACTGGCTGCTCGACGCCGACCGCGAACACGTCGCGCTGTGGGCGACCTACCACCCCGGCCAGGTGACCCGGGACCGCTTCCTGGCCAAGGCGGCGTGGCTGGCCGCCCACGGCGTCCGGCACTCGGTCGGCATGGTCGGCCTGCCCGAGCACCTCGCCGAGGCGCACGCCGTACGGGCCCTGCTGCCGGAGTCGACCTACCTGTGGATCAACGCCGCCGAGGGGCACTCCTACGACGCCGGTGCGGAGGCCGCGTGGACGGCGATCGACCCGCTGTTCGGGTACAGCGTCCGCCCGCACGCCTCGCTCGGGCACGAGTGCCGCGCGGGCGAGACGGCGCTGTCCGTGCTCGGCGACGGCACGGTGCGCCGCTGCCACTTCCTGCCCGAGCCGCTGGGCAACCTGTACGACGGCTCGTACCGCGCCGCGCTGGGGCCGCGCGGATGCACGAAGGCCGAGTGCGACTGCCACATCGGCTACGTGCACCTCAAACGGCTGGACCTCTACTCCGTCTTCGCGGGCGGCGTGCTCGAACGCATACCGGCCGGCCCCGGGCCGACCTGGGGCGCCCCGGCGGCGGCTATGTCTGCACCAGCGGCTGATACTCCTCCTCGGTGA
- a CDS encoding DUF3626 domain-containing protein, protein MDEVILTAAQARALDHVRVRARAGRGDALAALDRLLTGTGHGPAEVIAAALGRARITLNFHPDRLAADGRSVARALAEDGIYRSQFETGISNGARTAYPGGGRDVWEESLFGGAYHSPEVTGADRPRYGGLDLLAHPDGACPRFGSCYLRLRPHTLARATFCVGDSHLGPEHLGTADAAEAVLAALLRTAADTGTALGVAGLTVADLVARLHEPRPAAPHGAAARSLDDYLEVQVHGPVLLARDVEAVVADPSFRDTPSGKHLAELADRHGVELHWHGGFRLPVDGVDADFRGPAIPVLARRVHREFAGPGAPVDAALVGLAAASATTEPGRWADHGTQDETLQHLKQLWHVLVRFGTPAAA, encoded by the coding sequence ATGGACGAAGTCATCCTCACCGCGGCGCAGGCGCGCGCTCTGGACCACGTACGCGTGCGCGCCCGTGCCGGCCGCGGGGACGCCCTGGCCGCACTCGACCGGCTGCTCACCGGGACCGGGCACGGCCCGGCCGAGGTGATCGCCGCCGCGCTCGGCCGCGCCCGGATCACGCTGAACTTCCACCCCGACCGCCTCGCCGCCGACGGCCGCAGCGTCGCCCGTGCCCTGGCCGAGGACGGGATCTACCGCAGCCAGTTCGAGACCGGCATCTCCAACGGCGCCCGCACCGCGTACCCGGGCGGCGGCCGCGACGTGTGGGAGGAGTCGCTGTTCGGCGGGGCGTACCACAGCCCCGAGGTCACCGGCGCCGACCGGCCCCGCTACGGCGGCCTGGACCTGCTGGCCCACCCCGACGGCGCCTGCCCCCGCTTCGGCTCCTGCTACCTGCGGCTGCGCCCGCACACGCTGGCCCGCGCCACGTTCTGCGTGGGGGACAGCCATCTCGGGCCCGAGCACCTGGGCACCGCCGACGCCGCCGAGGCGGTCCTCGCCGCGCTGCTGCGCACCGCCGCCGACACCGGGACCGCGCTCGGGGTGGCCGGGCTGACCGTCGCCGACCTGGTGGCGCGCCTGCACGAGCCGCGCCCGGCCGCACCGCACGGCGCGGCGGCCCGCTCACTGGACGACTACCTGGAGGTCCAGGTGCACGGGCCGGTGCTGCTGGCCCGCGACGTCGAGGCGGTCGTGGCCGATCCGTCCTTCCGGGACACCCCCAGCGGCAAGCACCTGGCCGAGCTCGCCGACCGGCACGGCGTGGAACTGCACTGGCACGGCGGCTTCCGGCTGCCGGTCGACGGCGTCGACGCCGACTTCCGCGGCCCGGCGATCCCGGTGCTGGCGCGCCGGGTGCACCGGGAGTTCGCCGGGCCCGGGGCGCCGGTCGACGCCGCGCTGGTCGGGCTGGCCGCCGCCTCGGCGACGACCGAGCCGGGCCGCTGGGCCGACCACGGCACCCAGGACGAGACGCTCCAGCACCTCAAGCAGCTGTGGCACGTCCTGGTCCGCTTCGGCACCCCGGCGGCCGCCTGA
- a CDS encoding STM4015 family protein, which yields MTINEHISRFAGLPVTAFDPHLDVPADPAAYAWRVDTDYDGGAELFKLRFDGLVNADWAHRVTALVIGEWGEAYDHTAPIDALVAAADRLPALRALFVGEMTFDEQEISWIQQGDVTPLLRAYPRLEILSVRGAEGLRLEPLRHDRLRELTIESGGLPAHVVRAVGECELPALQHLELWLGTDNYGGDATADDLAPILSGTRLPALTSLALRDAELADQFAAAVAGAPVVARLERLDLSLGVLTDVGGAALLAGQPLTHLKQLDLHHHFLSETMMDRLSAELEAAGVELDLGDAGDPDDDDRFISVSE from the coding sequence ATGACCATCAACGAGCACATCAGCCGGTTCGCCGGGCTGCCGGTGACGGCGTTCGACCCGCACCTGGACGTCCCGGCCGACCCGGCCGCGTACGCGTGGCGCGTCGACACCGACTACGACGGCGGGGCGGAGCTGTTCAAGCTGCGCTTCGACGGGCTGGTGAACGCCGACTGGGCGCACCGGGTCACCGCCCTCGTGATCGGTGAGTGGGGCGAGGCGTACGACCACACCGCCCCGATCGACGCCCTGGTCGCCGCGGCCGACCGGCTGCCCGCGCTGCGGGCCCTGTTCGTCGGGGAGATGACCTTCGACGAGCAGGAGATCTCCTGGATCCAGCAGGGCGACGTGACGCCGCTGCTGCGGGCGTACCCCCGGCTGGAGATCCTGTCCGTGCGCGGCGCCGAGGGCCTGCGCCTGGAGCCGCTGCGCCACGACCGGCTGCGCGAGCTGACCATCGAGTCCGGCGGCCTGCCCGCCCACGTCGTACGCGCGGTCGGCGAGTGCGAGCTGCCCGCGCTCCAGCACCTGGAGCTGTGGCTGGGCACCGACAACTACGGTGGCGACGCCACGGCCGACGACCTGGCCCCGATCCTGTCCGGCACCCGGCTGCCCGCGCTGACCTCGCTGGCCCTGCGCGACGCCGAGCTGGCCGACCAGTTCGCCGCGGCGGTGGCCGGGGCGCCGGTGGTGGCCCGGCTGGAGCGGCTGGACCTGTCGCTCGGCGTGCTCACCGACGTCGGCGGCGCCGCGCTGCTCGCGGGCCAGCCGCTGACCCACCTCAAGCAGCTCGACCTGCACCACCACTTCCTCAGCGAGACCATGATGGACCGGCTGTCGGCCGAGCTCGAGGCCGCGGGCGTCGAGCTGGACCTCGGCGACGCCGGCGACCCGGATGACGACGACCGCTTCATCTCCGTATCGGAGTGA